In Macadamia integrifolia cultivar HAES 741 chromosome 5, SCU_Mint_v3, whole genome shotgun sequence, a single window of DNA contains:
- the LOC122078692 gene encoding guanylate kinase 1-like has protein sequence MGEDQETFLNGLQGIFPVGLDSESRGYQTATILGEKIFVIGGSDEGSNLSIGIRIFDKSTGKWDVPTVLGIKPTACKAHSAVLLNKERILILKRNSTPDDCAWFLEVDTPFVREQKKTLETEVVAWSKGVKGEGPKPIVISGPSGVGKGTLISKLMKEYPSTFGFSVSHTTRAPREKEKDGVHYHFTERSVMEKAIQEGKFLEFASVHGNLYGTSIEAVEVVTDAGKRCILDIDVQGARSVRASSLEAIFIFICPPSFEELEQRLRARGTETEEQIQKRLRNARVELEQGKSPGLFDHILINDDLEACYENLKKLLGLDESMETLYQSSPKTLELPIDHLVSEVDQKVLIECETPEIGKTSKSLFILDVSSIKGGAPGRTRGLKSYAIDPFADGFNGIKQLQNPVY, from the exons ATG GGTGAAGATCAAGAGACCTTTCTAAATGGGCTACAAGGAATTTTCCCTGTTGGGCTTGATTCAGAATCCAGAGGCTACCAGACAGCAACCATACTTGGCGAGAAGATT TTTGTGATCGGAGGTTCGGATGAAGGATCCAACTTGTCCATCGGCATCCGGATTTTTGACAAGTCTACAGGTAAATG GGATGTTCCAACTGTGCTGGGTATAAAACCCACCGCATGCAAGGCTCACTCTGCAGTGCTTCTAAATAAGGAAAGAATTTTGATTCTTAAGAGGAATTCTACCCCGGATGACTGCGCCTGGTTTCTTGAG GTGGATACCCCATTTGTTAGAGAACAGAAGAAAACATTGGAAACTGAGGTCGTTGCTTGGAGTAAAGGTGTGAAAGGTGAAGGTCCTAAACCAATAGTTATTAGTGGCCCCTCTGGAGTAGGTAAGGGCACGCTGATATCTAAACTGATGAAGGAATACCCATCCACGTTTGGGTTCTCTGTGAGCCACACAACCAGGGCTCCacgggagaaggagaaggatggAGTCCATTACCACTTCACGGAACGAAGCGTGATGGAGAAGGCAATACAAGAGGGGAAGTTCCTCGAATTTGCATCAGTCCATGGAAATCTTTATGGGACCAGTATAGAAGCTGTTGAAGTAGTCACAGATGCAGGAAAG AGATGCATTCTTGACATAGATGTTCAAGGTGCCAGGTCTGTGAGAGCTAGTTCTCTTGAagcaattttcattttcatctgCCCACCCTCATTTGAGGAGCTTGAGCAGCGACTTCGTGCACG GGGAACTGAAACAGAGGAACAGATCCAAAAGAGACTGAGGAATGCAAGAGTGGAGCTTGAGCAAGGAAAGTCACCGGGCCTTTTTGATCATATATTGATAAACGATGACCTCGAAGCATGCTATGAGAATCTTAAG AAACTATTGGGTCTCGATGAAAGCATGGAAACCCTATATCAATCAT CTCCAAAAACCTTGGAACTTCCCATAGACCATTTGGTGTCAGAAGTGGATCAGAAGGTCCTGATAGAATGCGAAACTCCTGAAATAGGAAAAACATCAAAGAGCTT GTTTATACTTGATGTATCTTCAATTAAAGGAGGGGCCCCAGGCCGGACGAGGGGACTAAAATCGTATGCTATCGACCCATTTGCAGATGGGTTCAATGGGATTAAACAGCTCCAAAATCCAGTCTATTGA